The Venturia canescens isolate UGA chromosome 4, ASM1945775v1, whole genome shotgun sequence genomic interval ATGCTCGTACAGAGTCTTGTTTTTCCAACTCTCCGGTGAACCATGTCAGAGCATTTCTGGGCTTTGGAACAACATCTGGTATGCTTTCGGGCGTGATAGAGGGAGACTTTCGCAGCGCGGAGCTTCGGAACGGGTACGGTATTTTAGTTGGCAAGCGGCTGGCAAAGGGAACGGTTCGTAAACTCGCTCGAATCCCTTGTgtgaaaacttcaacccgcaCAAGCATACACGCAACGCTTTTCCGAGCGTCTTCCCGATGGACCTAACCAGAGTGAACGAGATGAAGGGAGACGACGGTGTATTAAAAGCCTCCGGACGAAAGGAGACGAGAAACTTTACAGGCTATTATTTATAGTGAAGAAAAGAGACGAGAAAAAGCTGCGCTCTGACCGCGAGTAAACTTTCACCCCCGCGTGCTAGCAGCTtcattcgttttctctctGTTACATTTCATTTtggaatttcgatattttttcccaGTTTTAGGAATTTTTCGTGAGCTCATCTATTCAATTATTGCCCATAAATTCAATGTTTTCGGTGATTTGTTTCTCTGGACCATTAACAACGCGATGGTTGATGAAAGTGTGAGTGATACAATGGCGGACACTTTTCAGGCCTccgattttttcctttatcaCTGCATCGCTTGAGTTTACGAAGGTGAAAAAGTTCCACGAGATTGGGAGGTATTTGAACAATTTCATCCAAATGGCTTTTTTAGCCGAAATTGTTGCATTTCAAATTGAGTTTTtcttgagcatttttttcaccctcaACATCAGTCTTTTCCCAAGCCCCGCTGAACATACTGAGAGCGCTTgcctggagaaaaaaatgaaaataacatttcatcacccacttttttcttcgcttcgCAAATTTTGTTTCCTAATGCGCTGCCGCATTTGGACGAGTTTGCACAGGGGCCCAGAGAAACTGTGAAGAATCCGGCCTATATACCGGTGACCATATTTTTACTGATTTTCAACCGGTTCGGgtgatcaaaaaaattgcctGCCGTTCAGTAATCGATTCACGGGCCGATATATGACCAAACGGTCACCCATCCAAGTATGTGCGAAGctgtttaaggagggtggctacactcgtcaaaatgataagaaattgatcaaatttggtgataatgttcttcaacattaagtgcgaagacaccatttttttcaaaactttcttctgcttagttatcgagtaattacgcattaaagcagatttcttatgcccggaatgtatacttatatatatggaaacgctatgcttatatactTGAACTTtaatgatcaattactcgataactgtacagaagaaaaatcttaaaaaatttgtattgtcaaatttggccctaaagaatatgttgaccaaattttattaaattcttatcattttgaaatttttaatatatttaacatggtttagcatggcaacattgtatcgttgGTAGCCACTCTCCTTAATTTGGGCTGACGAAACCATACGTCAATCGCGCACATTTATCACTGTAGTTACAATAGTATAGCAGTACTTATTTCCTGTGTGTCTTTTCAAACTTTTACATAATTACGTAAACCCTTTTTCTTTGCTTACATCTAATTTTTAACATTCCCTTATTTTACCGCTAAGCTTTGATCATTCCTTTCTTCAAGAATCCTCTTCAAACTGTTTGACGTATATGCCACAGATTTATCTTTGGTTCTTTGTTAAATTGTTCCTCTAGTTTCCTTTTTAATTCCTCTCCTCTGGCTCGTCCCAAGtgtttttctaaatttttcactatttcattattatttatcgTCTGTTTGGTTTTTGGACATTTTGTCGccacaatatattttttattattatttttattttcggtgATACATAAACAGATATAAATTGACAATACTGAAAGTCTTCTGTGACAGTTTGTCAGATGATGTAATTAATTCGATTAAGGGTAAAATGCCTTCTCAATCACTACATTTAGATCGATCGCGACACGGGCTTTTATAAGCAGTGATATATCGGGCAAAGGGTGAGATCATAATAGAATCGGGAAGCGGTTGAGCATTAGGGGAAGGGTAATCAAGATTTCAATCACGTTTTCctccctccctcgctctcgctctctctctctctctctctctgtctctctttctctttccctgtGCAATGTTCTCCACTTAGAGGGTGGTTCAGATTCGGGATCGATCGAGAGTGAAACTGTACATAGCTCATTAAGCTTCGGAAAATTCTATGCAAAGGGATTCTCGCAAATTTTCTCGTATAATGCTCAAACAActcatttgatttattttcgattGCAAATTTAAACGCTCGAGGGAGTTGCGAATCCCGGGCCCGAAGCTGTAAAATACGCAAATAGTTTTCGATCCAACAATGTATTTGAAAGCCGCTATAACGACGAAAGTTCTGCAGTTGACAATTAAggctcgaaaaaatcgagagaatgagaaaagctccgagttttttcttttttcagatAAACCTTCTttgattcattattttcatttcttatgcttaaaaattggattttttcctcgttcagTTCTCTCGGATTCGTTAatggagtatttttttttcgtttttcttttttgcaggTGCTAGAGATGGACCAATAAAACATCCGAACGAGCTTAAATTTGGAGAGATTGAGTCTCAAAACAGAGGAAAAGAACACGAGAATGCGGAAAAAATCGATGCTGCGAGTTGCAGCGAATTTTCCACTATCACATATCGCCGCCGTATCTGGAGTGACAACCAGTGACGAAAACAGATATAAAATAGAAATCTAAGACTTGAAAGTATATTAAAAATgagctgaaaataaaatttttcattgctctgACGTCCGTGAACAGTGTTGCGGGTATTTGATGTCGCCGAGCGTTGAAGAACCCGGTTAAAAGTGTCaatctcttttttatttttatcttcaatcGAATTCTTGTGTGGAGAGTGATTTTGTTTCGGTCGTAAGTGTATTTGAAGAGGAAGGACGTGAGCGGCCCAAATCTGGTCCGCCTTCTTGGCGGCATGGTCCTTTGGGCCACAATACTATTCCTCCAAGGAGCTGGCTTCGTTGGTAAGAAGAAAACTTTATTTAACTCTCATGCATTTCAGCAAAGAGACGTTTGAAACAATAATATTCATACGTTGGGAAACAAAATTGggaggaaattttttttttcaaaattccccAGCGATTTTTTACCCTACCAATTTATAACTGGCATCGCTATAAACGCAGCCGTTCTGCAAAGAcccaaaaaaaagttgaaatctGCGAATTAAGATTGAAAAGTTCATAATTCGATCCACATGCAGCGTCGGTATCGTCGTGTCACGAACacgttgaaaatgaaattttttaaaagaatcaaTTGTTTTTGCTCGATGAAGATgcgcgtgaaaaaaattgatgttttCCGTGGAAGGTTCTATGACAGGAATCCCAGGAGTACCTGAGAACATAACGGTGATGTTTCTGAACCCAACATCTGTGCGAGTATCTTGGAGCACGAGCCAGGTCGAGCAAATCGAGAAGTACGACGTGACCTACAAGCCAACCGATGCAAGGTGCGTTTAAATGAATCGAACATAAATGAGTGCTGTCAGTGGAGAagagtaatggaaaaaaaaactagataATTTGTAGTGCATAAAAAAGTTGACTCTCGTTTGATGTTATAAATAATGGAAGTAATCGGAAAAATAGCCTGAGGCCGTATGAAATGACAGAAGACAAAGGAGTTTTTGattgtttcgattttttcatagaatgtatATTTTAACCGAGGAATTTTGATCGGATGACAATTAACGAGAGCTTTCCCTTCCCCTCTGCGGCTAAAAGGAACGATACCGATGACAGGTACAAAAAAGCAGTGAAAACCGAAAATGAGGAGAGCTTTTATAAGAGTCTGCTCTTGTGTGGAATTCATAGTCGATAGAATCATGAAAGCAAAACGTTCCATCGATAGACGTGCCTCATATCGTGTGTCCCCcagttatatttttatttttgtacagtAGTTCATCGAAAGTACGACAATACATTTGTGTTCCCAGCCCACCAACCCAAACAAGATCTTCGTGTTGTATTATACCGTTTGTTTATTTGTGCAATGTGCAAAAACATATACAGCAGTACTGATGATCGGTGCCTGCACTATTAGTCATTCTAGAGAGCACAGTAGCTCGTTTCTCAAACACTCGGAGAAAACGAAAGTGTCATAAAAATAATGCACGTACGCAGAGAAGGAGAAGCCAAAATGGTTGTATTTCCTCGTAGAGATCAAATCGAACCTCCCAATCGTCTTTAATCCATTCGAGTCCACGAGATGGCACTCCGAGACTGAATTGAgagaagaacaaaaaatagaaaacaaataaaaatacttctGGGTTATTCCAGTTGGATAAATCGTTTTATCGGAGTGTACATAAACCGTGTTCTCGCATgtataaattcgatcgatatggCAAATAACAAGAGGTTACCCAGAGAACGGTACTTATACATGTATTGACCTCTCACACGACGGACCCTCCACCGCAGCGAATCTCTCCTCaaaaacagtggaaaaaaatatagcatCCACAATCTCGAGGGCAAACAACGAGATAAGGTTATCAGCGATACAGCACCGGTCTGGTGTACTTTGATTGCATCGCGAAGATTGGAGCTTTTATacgttcattgatttttttcacattgccATCACCGCAACTTCTGTTACGATTTTCTCCTTAAAAATGATGGCTGATgccattttttaatcgatgtTATTATACCATTCCGATTGGTGCTTTTCATTTACAATGCTGACTATTTATCGATAGTTCCAtgtttttgcacttttttatcctttcgttttttatatataacatCATTTTTCCCTCATGAGCACCTGTACCCAAAAACTCGTTTATAGCATCGTCAGATTGCTACCAAATTGATTTGTACGTTTTTGGCGTCCAGCTTTTATTATATCCGAACGTTTTAAGTGGATTTATTCATCGTTTAATCGTTTAGAAGTACATATGCTGGTAATAGAGATCATATTTTGACACCTTGAAAGAGCACGAAGAACCCGCGCGAAAAGTCATTCATTTCGGAGGGTGGCGGGGGGCGAGGACTCGAGAGATGCGACAATTTAACATGATTCGTGTGATTCTCGTCTCGGTGTATTTTGAAATTCTGATATGACAACGACGCGGTGCTTAGTTACAGGGTGGTGGCGGTGGTCGCTGGGAACAGCGAGGCTGTTACCCTCAGTGGCTTACAAGCGGATACTCAATATCAGCTGGTGGTTACCGCCGTGAGGTCTGGAAAGAAGCTCAGGAGTCGTCCAATCGTCTTCCGAACCCTcggtaaataaaatttcaataaaggTAGTTTACTTGTGAGGATAATCGCCGACGAACTTCAACAGAGTGTTTCTTTCGGTACCAAGTTCGTCTGCTGTTTTCGCCGCTTTTGACACACTTGTAATCTCCGAAAAATCGACTTAAATGTATTCAAAAGCACCTCACACTATTGGAGTTACGATGCGACTTAAAACGATTGGTAACGATCGCAGGGAGGGCCGAAATTGAATGAGAATAGAAAAGGAGGGAAAAGCTCAGTGCATCACAAACGCAAGTTTCTCAGAGAGCCAGGAGAAACCTCGTTAACTTTCATAATCCGTGCTGGGAGATCCAATTTTCTCCGAAGCTAATTGCAGCCTCATCCCTTTTATCCAAcgctttcattattttccttgtcttctaaACCCTCATCGGCAATATTCTTATCCACCCTTCCGACAAGcggtaatgaaaatatatgtaaAGATCCGATTTCCTGAGGCTTCGAAGCGAAAGAGATGCAATCcaattgataaatattttgactCAAACTCAAAAGTTGATTTCAAGAGGTTTTTGCTCACCCATCTTTTCATGGATTTCGCCCTCGGATCGTTATCCTTCGAAATGTTGTTTgtcgatgaattttccatgCTAACGAAGCATACGCTTGGGGTGCCCTTAATTTTAGAACCACCACGAACTTCACCACAGCAGGATGCATCGGTAACCGGCAGCCCGCTAGCTCCGCCGCCACCCCCGTCCGCTCAACAACCACCGAATTATATTCAGGTATAACGAAAGACTTCTTCTTTaacttaaaaatttttttttattccccgcAAAGAAAACTCACTCGTTTCACGTTTCTCCGCGGACGTGAAACACCGGAATCCCCAGCTCTGCTCtcttctccaatttttctcacactctccactcatttattttttttctcttacaaCTTCCGGTCGAACTTCTGCGAACAAAGTTAGTTACGAACTGAGTTTGATGCTACGTGACGCTGAGCTCTTCAAGCTCCACGAAATCGAGTCTCGCAAAGGTTGGAATTGTATAGAAACCACCTTTGCTAAAAGAACATGAATTAGCGCGCAATAAAAAGTTGACGAACGAgtatatttgaaaatatctGTAAACTGTAGCTCTCGCtccattcattatttttctgcacaaaaaaattaattgcccCAGTTCGTGAAAGCTTGATCGTCAGAAAAAATGCTCTCCAGTGAGAATTActctaaattcattttcaataatgtattttattaattttttcacaattatttcGGCGATGAATAATTTCCTAACGTTTTTCTaccattttccaattttttccatcgtcaGATTCGTGGTGTCGAAGTCGGGATAGTCGTTCTCGTGCTAATAGTATGGGCAGGTGCGATAGCATTATTCTTCAATCGTTGGGGAAAGATTCGAATGCTTCTGCCCTACCAGCCTGACTACAAAGAGCAATTAAAAGTCCCGGGGACTGGCGCATGTGCAGCAGCGAATGCGACTTGTCCTCAGCACAATACGCAGCACGCCTGTTCCCAGGTGagtcattttcaaaaattccatttcGCCTCAACTTCTCGACCAATTGAATATTATAGTTCTGACTTCGaaagtttaattgaaagaaaaactttgCTCTCGCGATCTCCACATCTTCCAACTCTATTCGGCACAAcacttttttccgtttttcaattttcatgaaaaatatcataaaaatgtattttctcgaATGAAAAGCCGACGCTTGTACCAACATTCTTTTTTTAAGCCAAAAGAAAACATTGTTTCCCTAAAAAACGTATTTCTGCAtgagaatcaaatttttctcataaaaactcatattgtgtagaaaaaaaatatattgagtaGCACGTTAAACTAGTGTATTTTTAACGAGCACGGAGTAAAGTAGCTTCTCAaagctttttcttctttcgatCAAACGTTTATTTCTACAATTTAAGTAATTCGTATATCTTCAATGTATCCATTTTGTTATACACGAATTTGAGTCAATTTATGCtgaaggaaaattcaaaaattttattataaatccAGAAGAGATGCAAATCTATGAATTTCTTCACTCGgatgtttttctttatcttcTACGAATCTGAATTGATGGATCTCCTCTTCTTAATCTACCCATACACAGACACTCTGACATTCAGAACAATTGAAACACAATAAAATTAaacgatagaaaaagaaagaagaacagcagaaacgaagaaatcaatcaatgaataattcaaatattaatgatgaaaataaaaatgaaaaatgcgaatagaaaaaagaaggcaaaaaaccattgaaacgaaaaacaaaacaaccAGGTAATGACTTCATTGTCGGATATGGTGATGCAGTGCGGGGGAGGGGGTTGCTGCGTATTGGAACACTGCTTTCATTATCCACGAAGAAATCGTGAACCACGAGAGTGCGGCTGCCAATTCGCTCTTCTACACAGGGCGGACATCGCGTGACCATCGGTATATAAGCTATTAAAAAGCAGAGAAAAAGCAAAATGCATCAGAGTCAAtatgcgaaaaaaatcatcgaaaactttttattttccgtaAATAAATCGAACTGTCAATTTGCTGTTTGCTGTCTTTTCGTAAAACCTTTTTATATTTCGTGTTCAATGAGTCTTCTTATTTTTGGTGTTAACACGTTGGCATATTCTTTCTATCTGTACAATAATCTTAAGGGTCGCaacttttcttgaatttttttgatgacGAACAATTTAGAAACTTGCAATAACACAGTATCAAGTAGAACATTCCGCAAGGGTCAGACACGCCACAGTCTCACTGGAGCGAAactgataaatttttattcgcacTTATTCACGCATTCAACACACCTCTGTTTATTTTTACTATTCACATGCGTTAAGAGCACTCGAGTGTCGTTTTCAATAGACGTGCTTAACACACAAAAACGACGCCACTGTGTTCTGCgacagaaaaaatatgtatGAGAACATCGACACGAGTCCGAAGACGTTGACTGACTAAAGTTCCCTAAAGTTCCAGCCCACATTTGACGTTTCCAAAGGTTCGATACATTCgacaagtgaaaaaaaacctgAATCATAGAACGTAACAAGAATTCGATGAATTGGAAAGAAACATGAGAAAGATATCGctaatatttttaatcaaaGTATTCATTAGTATCATCGAATCATCTGCATAGATGATTTGTGAAAAGCACTCTCAGAAAACGTTTTTGTgctacgaaaaatcgaaaaatttcgtgtgatacgaacttttgaaattttcacggAACATTAGAGGATTacactttgaaaattcgttagttttaaggtattactggatggatagcacagccgataaattgtaccttatcggaatttccgtacttcgtgatgcaataaaaatctgaaaaaattcagcaacatttggaaagttatgaactacaattatcaataataatattgcccaaaagttattaataaattgtttgaataaataaattttcaacaattttacagtaaacccttgattttttttacgaatcgaatgtgcgcatttttctgaatgctcatgatttttttcagaattttcgcggatttttgaaattctctttttaaaattttttaagtggctctatttgtacatttttgatccagtaaccttgagacttttcaaaactgatggtaaatatgtcttctaaaacatatccaaaattcaaattttttaaaatttttttcaaaattttttcaacaaatttcaaaaatccatgaaaattctgaaaaaaatcatgagcattcggaaaaatacacacatttgattcgtaaaaaaaaaacattaggtcaccgcaaaattattaattgtttgtttaaacaatttgttattaacttttgggcaatattattattgataattgttgttcatagctttccaaatgtttttgaattttttcagatttttattgcatcacgaagtacggaaattccaatcagatataatttttggtcgagcctatccatccagttataccttaaacACAACGTTACAACTAAAGTTGAACCTAAAATTGGTTTTACAACCTTCACAAGATGGTACAACActtcgatacatattattttcGCGCAGGGCATCACAGTTTTGCAGGATAGAACTTCGTGGAGCACGCTTTTACAATGATGGCTAATattgttgtgaataatagTTATTGATATTGGAACAAAGATgaatatatcgaaaataattaaaaaaaaaaaaacaaaacaaaacaaaacaaaagctCAGTGGCAGATAGCAAAGTTTGCAGAATGATGAATCGATGATGCAGCTCAACGAGATACCAAAATTTGATGAGGATGTTTTGGGATAAATTCGCAGCATCTGCACTGGTCGAATCACCATGTGGATTCCATGGACAGTGGAGGGGGAGCTGGTCTTGGGTGGCCAAAGACTCCGAGACCACGAGTAAACAGCGCTGTAGACGTCGCTGGCTTCTTGTCCCAGGTAAATGCAATTTTAAATGTCTCAAAATGTgtgtcaaaaaatatatattttcgcaGATAtcagatgaaaataaaatattaaaataactGAAGAATAATTGCAACgctttgatttttcataataCTTGGAAGGAATTTCTTCGAAGACACGGTTCAACATCGAAACTGTGTCGCAAGGTTCGCAGTGCAGACAATTTGCCGCTGGCCAGTGGGAATCGTCACcatcatcaccatcaccatcatcttcaCAATAATCTTAACGAGGGTAGCGAGATTAGTCAACACAATCGTCATGATGAGGGCAACGAAACAGAAcgcgatacatttttgttggCGAGCCAAGAAGAGGGAGATAAAAATGTCGAGGACGCGGAATCGAAGCGACAGAGCAGTCTCGACAGCTCTACGAAGGACAATGTCGAGACTTCGATCATAGAACATTGCTATCAACAATTGCCCCAACAACCACAATCTTCAGCGAGGTAAGATCTGAACAAGTTTCGTTTCCCTCGACCGAAATATACAGCCGATacgaacaaaatattttcgcaATGAGGCGAAACAATTTCCCCATGCTCAAACAATTATTTGGTGGAACAAACAAAGCTTCGGTGTCATTTTGAATTTGGAGTTAATAAAATTGCAAGTTAATGCAAGAAAATATCACTGAATCTCACTGATTCGTCTATAGGCTGGAATacaaagatttctttttcgacAATAACCGCGAATGCTATCACACGCGAAATGGCTTACTTATATATTAAGTTTACAGTTTTGAACACGAGATTCGtaatttattctttttattaacaagttggtgaaaaaatgcacttttttggtttttcgtttataaaacgaaaattaaTGGAGCTATGAAAAAGGAATCGAAGGGCGAAAATGTAGAGAACAAAAATGCGAAGAGAACGAGTCCTGAAACGACCCAATCGATTAATAATTAACggagagaattgaaaaaacatcgaaagcttgtggtttttttcaaaaagcatTTTCGTCGTTATTTTTGAAGCTGGATCTTTTTTTTGCACGATTGTAGGTATTGATAGATACTTCCTCTATGAAAAATCCAGGTGCTGTTGGATAATTAGTTTTTGAGTCATTACACTCGGAAGTTAAGCGagccatttttttcagcaagGCTGGATGCTCTGGAAGTCGTCcaatttcaatttatcaaaCCGATTTTTTAAGTAGCAGCGTTCGCAGCTACGAAatgtcaatcatttttttgtctaAATGCTCCTGATTTCAACTATTTGAGGCAGAACTTTAGTTGGTTATCGTTAAGAAAGAGGCAAATCCGTTTGACcaaattgtacataaaatATACTCAATTTTCTTTCGAGATAGACATTTGTATATGCAATTGATTTGGTTACCAtactaaaaacataaaaaatttcaaaaagttcagaattttataaaatttggtcaacatattttttttcttgctcccctagccgaaagtacgcactttccggccgcatttcaggccgggaagaggagcatttttcgtggccggctaactcggctaacttcagtgtgctctgacgatatttttgcggccggtgatcctttaacatttcgatatatgaatgtgaagcctgtattcgttgccatgattttgtttattcgttgccaagcatcattattatttgcttcaagcgggcgcgtatagcgtagcttttatcattcatgttatgcgctatactgccataaacccggacgaataacatacatttgttcgttcagatgcgaaaacagaaaataatgtaaccgaactaataaaatgaatatggtcgtccggaataatgttgtatttccaaattccaggttcataggaaagcacatattcatataaattgtcaagtatagcgggaaatattcatatataaaaattgttaactatcatGGGACTTTGAATCAGACATGtatcaacgaattatttatttgtactaataatattgttgtatcattgtgtgatattttgtgtgtgtttttttactttttgtttatgtttttaatgcccgccccgaccagcaaaacctcggcttcgcctcggtcctgcaaaagtcgggcgggcatccccccccccccccccctcctcgcaattgctagtaattattgaacgtactttcggctacgggatcaagaaaaatagtatacaacccACGGCCCAAATGTTAGATGCCCTGGCATGTGCGACATGaaggccgaggcgaagccgaggcctTCATATAGCACATGccaggaaatccaactttcgggcctagggtcgtaatatactatttagtgccaaatttgacaatacacttttttaaagatttttcttctacacaattatcgagtaattgatcactaaagttcacgtgtatatcattatcaccaaatttgatcaatttcttaatatttagacttctgtaccgaaactccttaagctgtaagaagaaaaaatccgactatcaaaattatttgttattttccacAAATCAAGTTGGCTAATATAATAATGCATTCCAAcaaattttatatatattgaacTGAC includes:
- the LOC122408950 gene encoding uncharacterized protein isoform X1 encodes the protein MVLWATILFLQGAGFVGSMTGIPGVPENITVMFLNPTSVRVSWSTSQVEQIEKYDVTYKPTDARNDTDDSYRVVAVVAGNSEAVTLSGLQADTQYQLVVTAVRSGKKLRSRPIVFRTLEPPRTSPQQDASVTGSPLAPPPPPSAQQPPNYIQIRGVEVGIVVLVLIVWAGAIALFFNRWGKIRMLLPYQPDYKEQLKVPGTGACAAANATCPQHNTQHACSQHLHWSNHHVDSMDSGGGAGLGWPKTPRPRVNSAVDVAGFLSQEFLRRHGSTSKLCRKVRSADNLPLASGNRHHHHHHHHLHNNLNEGSEISQHNRHDEGNETERDTFLLASQEEGDKNVEDAESKRQSSLDSSTKDNVETSIIEHCYQQLPQQPQSSARDSPSLPAISTTPASLITRRVGGWRVGGSHEYVKCPVRQPASIDERMYRRSCEPDFGRMPHHQLSTTVNPGVQSIVTYHHHRTHHFESNERHSKSFDFAKRNIDSTSVDNTQHFGLPILSVSEPSPPDERERLDEYL
- the LOC122408950 gene encoding uncharacterized protein isoform X3 → MVLWATILFLQGAGFVGSMTGIPGVPENITVMFLNPTSVRVSWSTSQVEQIEKYDVTYKPTDARVVAVVAGNSEAVTLSGLQADTQYQLVVTAVRSGKKLRSRPIVFRTLEPPRTSPQQDASVTGSPLAPPPPPSAQQPPNYIQIRGVEVGIVVLVLIVWAGAIALFFNRWGKIRMLLPYQPDYKEQLKVPGTGACAAANATCPQHNTQHACSQHLHWSNHHVDSMDSGGGAGLGWPKTPRPRVNSAVDVAGFLSQEFLRRHGSTSKLCRKVRSADNLPLASGNRHHHHHHHHLHNNLNEGSEISQHNRHDEGNETERDTFLLASQEEGDKNVEDAESKRQSSLDSSTKDNVETSIIEHCYQQLPQQPQSSARDSPSLPAISTTPASLITRRVGGWRVGGSHEYVKCPVRQPASIDERMYRRSCEPDFGRMPHHQLSTTVNPGVQSIVTYHHHRTHHFESNERHSKSFDFAKRNIDSTSVDNTQHFGLPILSVSEPSPPDERERLDEYL
- the LOC122408950 gene encoding uncharacterized protein isoform X2, with amino-acid sequence MVLWATILFLQGAGFVGSMTGIPGVPENITVMFLNPTSVRVSWSTSQVEQIEKYDVTYKPTDASYRVVAVVAGNSEAVTLSGLQADTQYQLVVTAVRSGKKLRSRPIVFRTLEPPRTSPQQDASVTGSPLAPPPPPSAQQPPNYIQIRGVEVGIVVLVLIVWAGAIALFFNRWGKIRMLLPYQPDYKEQLKVPGTGACAAANATCPQHNTQHACSQHLHWSNHHVDSMDSGGGAGLGWPKTPRPRVNSAVDVAGFLSQEFLRRHGSTSKLCRKVRSADNLPLASGNRHHHHHHHHLHNNLNEGSEISQHNRHDEGNETERDTFLLASQEEGDKNVEDAESKRQSSLDSSTKDNVETSIIEHCYQQLPQQPQSSARDSPSLPAISTTPASLITRRVGGWRVGGSHEYVKCPVRQPASIDERMYRRSCEPDFGRMPHHQLSTTVNPGVQSIVTYHHHRTHHFESNERHSKSFDFAKRNIDSTSVDNTQHFGLPILSVSEPSPPDERERLDEYL